The Pleuronectes platessa chromosome 11, fPlePla1.1, whole genome shotgun sequence genome includes a window with the following:
- the ckba gene encoding creatine kinase, brain a → MPFGNTHNQLKMKFTSEQEYPDLTKHNNHMAKILTPEMYERLRSKQTPSGFTLDDVIQTGIDNPGHPFIMTVGCVAGDEETYEVFKELLDPVIEDRHGGYKPSDKHKTDLNPDNLKGGDDLDSDYVLSSRVRTGRSVRGFCLPPHCSRGERRAVETLSIEALASLSGDLNGKYYALKNMTDAEQQQLIDDHFLFDKPVSPLLLASGMGRDWPDARGIWHNDTKTFLVWVNEEDHLRVISMQKGGNMKEVFNRFCTGLTKIEGLFKDSGHEFMWNEHLGYVLTCPSNLGTGLRAGVHVKLPNMSKHAKFEDVLKRLKLQKRGTGGVDTAAVGGVFDISNADRLGFSEVELVQGVVDGVRLLVEMEKKLEKGQSIDDLIPEQK, encoded by the exons ATGCCTTTCGGTAACACGCACAACCAGCTGAAGATGAAGTTCACTTCGGAGCAGGAGTACCCGGACCTCACCAAGCACAACAACCACATGGCCAAGATCCTCACCCCCGAGATGTACGAGCGTCTGAGGAGCAAGCAGACCCCCAGCGGGTTTACCCTGGATGACGTCATCCAGACTGGGATTGACAacccag GTCATCCCTTCATCATGACCGTGGGCTGCGTGGCCGGTGACGAGGAGACGTACGAGGTCTTCAAGGAGCTGCTGGACCCCGTGATCGAGGACCGCCACGGAGGCTACAAGCCCTCAGACAAACACAAGACCGACCTGAACCCAGACAACCTGAAG GGCGGAGACGACCTGGACTCCGACTACGTCCTGAGCTCCCGTGTGAGGACCGGACGCAGCGTGCGAGGCTTCTGCCTGCCGCCGCACTGCAGCCGGGGGGAGAGGCGTGCCGTGGAGACGCTCTCCATCGAAG ctctggcCTCCCTGAGCGGAGACCTGAACGGGAAGTACTACGCCCTGAAGAACATGACCGacgccgagcagcagcagctcatcgACGACCACTTCCTGTTCGACAAGCCCGTGTCTCCCCTGCTGCTGGCCTCCGGGATGGGCCGGGACTGGCCCGACGCCCGGGGCATCTG GCACAACGACACCAAGACCTTCCTGGTCTGGGTGAACGAGGAGGACCACCTGCGTGTGATCTCCATGCAGAAGGGAGGCAACATGAAGGAGGTGTTCAACCGCTTCTGCACCGGACTCACCAAG ATCGAGGGCCTGTTCAAGGACAGTGGCCACGAGTTCATGTGGAACGAGCACCTGGGCTACGTCCTCACCTGCCCGTCCAACCTGGGCACGGGTCTGAGGGCCGGCGTGCACGTGAAGCTGCCCAACATGAGCAAGCACGCCAAGTTCGAGGATGTTCTCAAGAGGCTGAAGCTCCAGAAGCGTGGAACCG GTGGCGTGGACACGGCTGCCGTGGGCGGCGTGTTCGACATCTCCAACGCCGACCGACTGGGCTTCTCCGAGGTGGAGCTGGTGCAGGGCGTGGTGGACGGAGTCAGGCTGCTGGTCGAGATGgagaagaagctggagaaggGTCAGTCCATCGACGACCTGATCCCAGAGCAGAAGTGA